A section of the Candidatus Binataceae bacterium genome encodes:
- a CDS encoding aromatic ring-hydroxylating dioxygenase subunit alpha, producing MSHDRSPEHDSPTESQHVPGWYPIAASSSVVQRKPLGVMRFGQSLVLWRVAAGRVVAFPDRCSHRAAALSPGKIRAGCLECPYHGLRFNADGKCVLIPANGVGAAVPAGFDLSLISVREEHGIVWQWRGEGEPSREVPWIPGASEPGVGAAEYTYTLNVPYLRIAENLLDFHHFPILHKAMLPGIGTRMDEMEVTADSGILSFSATMRYETPSRLRRDRAIKAKFTLPAIALIDFGGFYVNYFLTPVDETHTWLYARYRSTTNDGWLGGMMGKIAARYDRAIFVLQDRQVLLSQTDAPGDFSRFKLYPADRAFAIFWGMRKHAILDARKGNAEQQSDVGSVAAR from the coding sequence ATGAGCCACGACCGTTCGCCTGAACACGATTCGCCAACTGAAAGTCAGCACGTGCCGGGGTGGTATCCGATCGCGGCCAGTTCGAGCGTCGTTCAGCGCAAGCCGCTTGGCGTGATGCGCTTCGGACAGTCGCTAGTGCTGTGGCGAGTCGCCGCCGGCCGCGTTGTTGCCTTTCCCGATCGATGCTCTCATCGCGCGGCCGCTCTCAGTCCGGGCAAGATTCGCGCGGGGTGCCTGGAATGTCCGTACCACGGACTGCGTTTCAACGCCGACGGCAAGTGCGTGCTGATCCCGGCGAATGGCGTGGGCGCGGCAGTGCCCGCGGGATTCGATCTGTCCTTGATTTCAGTCCGCGAAGAGCACGGGATCGTCTGGCAGTGGCGCGGCGAAGGCGAGCCATCGCGCGAGGTGCCGTGGATTCCCGGCGCGAGCGAACCCGGCGTCGGCGCCGCGGAATATACTTATACGCTGAATGTGCCGTACCTTCGGATCGCCGAAAACCTGCTCGACTTTCATCACTTCCCCATTCTTCACAAGGCGATGCTTCCGGGAATCGGCACGCGGATGGATGAGATGGAAGTGACTGCCGATAGTGGGATCCTCTCGTTCTCGGCGACGATGCGCTACGAGACGCCGAGCAGGCTGCGGCGCGACCGAGCGATCAAGGCGAAATTCACGCTCCCCGCGATCGCGCTGATTGACTTCGGCGGATTCTACGTCAACTACTTTCTGACCCCCGTCGACGAAACGCACACCTGGTTGTACGCGCGCTATCGCAGCACGACCAACGACGGCTGGCTGGGCGGCATGATGGGAAAAATCGCAGCGCGCTACGACCGCGCGATTTTCGTCTTGCAGGATCGGCAGGTGTTGCTCTCGCAGACCGATGCGCCGGGCGATTTCTCGCGCTTCAAGCTCTACCCGGCCGATCGCGCGTTCGCGATATTCTGGGGGATGCGCAAGCATGCGATCCTCGATGCCAGGAAGGGCAATGCTGAGCAGCAAAGCGATGTGGGCTCGGTCGCGGCGCGCTGA
- the ribH gene encoding 6,7-dimethyl-8-ribityllumazine synthase, whose translation MQQGIDETKIPRIEGAKIAILKSRWYPEIVESLADACRTGLANAGCSSVSEHRLPGAFELPFAVHHLVRKVGQRFDAIICLGVILKGDTFHFEMITREIFSGLARLSVEIDIPIIVEILPVLELRHALERAGKDKFNKGLAAASAAAEIIAWRRSTG comes from the coding sequence ATGCAGCAGGGCATCGACGAGACGAAAATCCCCCGGATTGAGGGCGCGAAGATCGCGATCCTCAAGTCACGCTGGTATCCGGAGATTGTCGAATCTCTTGCGGATGCGTGCCGAACCGGTCTGGCGAACGCCGGCTGCTCATCGGTGTCCGAGCATAGGCTGCCCGGCGCGTTCGAGCTGCCATTTGCCGTGCATCATCTCGTCCGTAAGGTGGGCCAACGCTTCGATGCAATCATCTGCCTGGGCGTCATCCTGAAAGGCGACACCTTCCATTTTGAAATGATCACCCGGGAGATATTCAGCGGTCTCGCGCGGCTTAGCGTCGAAATCGACATTCCGATCATTGTCGAGATCCTGCCCGTGCTCGAGCTCCGTCACGCTCTCGAGCGCGCAGGCAAGGACAAATTCAACAAGGGTCTTGCCGCCGCATCGGCCGCCGCCGAGATTATCGCATGGCGCCGCTCGACCGGATGA